The sequence ACTTAGTCtaaggacagatttttaaaggcatttggaTGCAGAGAAGCACCTagtaagatttttcaaaggtgcctagctcccacggagagttaggtgcctaatggTAGAGAGggggcctaaatatctttaaagtCTGGTgtcattttgttttactttgcagAGGGTAGTGTAGAAGGGATACACAGAAGGGGATTCGATTCTAAAAAAgccttctaaccctgtggttctatgattcgAAGTACTTAGACTGGAAATTCTTTGGGCGgagactgtctttttattctgtgtttgtgcacCTAGCACATTTGTGGACCCCGGcccatgactagagctcctaggaACGACctcaaaacaaagaaataataataatggaaagGGGGTGAAGAAAACTGAAACACGTGTAAACACATGAGCCTACGCGCTCCCAAAAGTGCTTCTTTGGCTTAGTTTTGGTACGTGGCGTTGACTTTCCCTTGTAAATTTAAGAATCACTATTTATGTGAAATTTATTATTCTCATTTATGAGAATGCCCACTTTTTACTTTCACTAGATTCAGGTTTATGCTCTATTTCTTTAGTCACCGTCCATATTGAAGGAGAGATTATGTGCAGCTCAGGGGCTTTATCTTCTTTGCCCAGAGACTGCTAAACCTTCTCTGACAACTTTAACTTGGATCCAGGGGTCATaacgaaaagaaaagaaatgtttctTCCCCTTTGCAATGCacaggtattttaaaaacaaaactcctGAATTCTCTTACAAGATCCTTATCCCACCTGTATTATTCAGCTGGAACATTACCAGTAGGTCTCTGTGCAACATCACATTGTATATTTGTCTCCTTTTCTAAAAAAGGGTAGGAAAGTCCATATACAAATACAGCACTTAACCAATGTTTATTGTCTTGGAGAACCACTACAAATTTACCTATTAAAAACTCCACTGAAAGGGTTTCCCATTAGCGGGCTAACACAAGACCACAAAAGCAGTGACATTTACAATTAGGGTCtaacaacacacagacacactgatAAGGAGATAGGGCATTCTGCATCGGCTTTGGAAGATCCTCAACTGtgtgttttcttccttttgtggtTTTAGCAGACCTTTAACGGTCTTTGTTTTGTGTTGAGTCCATTTCAATTTTATAGGTTAAAAACATTTGGTGCATACAATGAATCTGAAAAGAGAACTGAGGAATGTGATACCCAGGCTATGAAATATTTGTCCTATTTACTGTATCCACCGTGTACTGGAGGTGCAGCTTATTCACTTCTGAACGTGAAATATAAAAGCTGGTCTCGGCTGATTAACAGCTTTGTCAATGGGGTATATGCTTTTGGATGCCTCTTTATGTTGCCCCAGCTGTTTGTGAATTATAAGATGACACCAGTTGTGATACTCGGTCTGAACTTGCACAGGAGTATATGGCCAAAAAATATATTAACTTTTTGGctgattaaaaaaatgattaTGCATGATAGTGACAACCCATTCTCCCAAGCACAATGCtcctgttgtttttaaaataatggttCCCTTCAAAACCTGTAGTGCGGAACAAAAGAGCTAATGCTTACCTGCAAAATCatactttaaaaaacccaaaccattaAACCTCTCTGAGCTAAAAAGGGgtgatggggtgggaggtgggtgaAGCCTACTAAAGGTATAAAATCTACCAGATTGTATTTCCAAACACATAAAACCTTCTCAAATTGTGCATGTGGTTTGTTTCTTTGGTGTCTTTTCCTCCAAATTCAGCCCCTAAGTCTCTCCTTGTGGTTAAAATCTCACATTTGATTAGTTTTGATTTTGTAGCTGTAAATCACTGACAAAGGAATTCTGAATATTGAGATGTCCTTAACGGCACTAATGGGCACCACTAAAGTAATTGCATTTTGATTTAATGGCTTTTTTCCCTCCAAACCATACTTTCATATATACAACAGTGTTAAGATATGTGCCGGATCTGGATGAGATAGGTAACTGAATTAAGCCAGTTTTCAGAGTATTTTCACATTTACACAAGTGAAGCTGTGGAAAGAAAATAAGGGCTTGATCGTTTATTAAATCCATATGATCCTGAGTAGTAACCCTACTCATATGAATAACGCCAGAAGaaaagccatactgggtcagaccaatggtccatctagccagggctgcccagaggattcaggcGGCCTGGGGTCTTCGGCGGCAGGGGTCCTTCCACGCCGGGTCTTCGGGGCACTTCACCGAAGACATGGAGCGGAAGGACCCCCGCCTCCgaattgccgccgaagacccggagggGAAGAAGCCGCAGTGGGTCCTTCACTCCGGGTGtattcggcggcactgaaggaccctcCCTGCCACCAAAAactctcgtgggggcccctgaaaactctcatgggggcaggggcctggggcaaattgccccacttgccccccctcTGGGCGGCCCTGATCTAGCacagtatgctgtcttccaacagtggcctgtgccagatgcttcagaaggaatgaacagaacagggcaacttcttgagtgatccatcccctgtcatctagccccagcttctggcagtcagaggtttaggaacacccagaacATGAACACCCCATTGCACCCCATGGGAGTACTCACACAAGTAACCTAATGCATAACTATTTGCAGGAATAGTTCTTAAATTAGCACAGCCCACTTTCTTCTGTGAAATGCTCTATGTTAATATGAAATTCAGAGTGTTATCCAGTGCTGGAGACATGTCTCAATGGATAATGTTTTAGAGAGAAAAGGACATGAAAACCTCCCTCGCATAAGAAATCGGGGCATGTGAGGAGAACGTGGGTAAGATTTGAGTGATCTGTGGAAGGTGAATGATGCTTCATTGAAGGTTTAAGATTTTTCACAATGTTAATACATTGGACACGTGCCTGAACGGACTTGGGTCTCCTTTAAACTGTGGGTACGGGTGGAAAAGTGACTCTGAAATACACAAACACTGGTGTTTCTTGTTGGCTGATGGCCAGGAACTTTGTAGTAAACGTCTCAGTGTACTCATCAAAGTAGGATCTTCCTGGGGTTTAGCACAAAACCTCACTGATCGTAAGTCAAGTTGCCTTGTTTGTACTTCATACGCCATCCACAACAGTGTGACTCTGGAATCAAAAGCTTTTGCTGTCAGCTTTGTTGACAGCGCCTGAGAAAAAAATGCAGCTTGCAAGCGTTGCTGTCATGGATCTGTAACACTGTAAACATGTGGTTATTTTTAATAACTGTCTCAGTAGAGAAAGCAAGCCACTGACTTACAGTCTGCGGTTGTAATAACCATGACACAGTGTAATTTGCAAGGGGTTCACCTCCTTACTTGTCCCTTGGTTTATGAGTAAACGGAGGGCTTCTTAGTCGATTCAAGCAGGCGAGACATGGAGCTTACAGAGTAAATAGAGCAAGGAGGTGTCATTTTTAGGGTCACTGTGAGAGCATACCCACAGTTTAAGAGGAGACTCTACTTGGGCACCTTGGGGTGCCCatgtcacttttttttcccctttctttgttTGCTCTTAAAAAGTTTTTAGTGCCGGTGGAAAGGTGCTGGATTGCTCCCCCAGAAAAGGCTCAGCATGGACTGCAGAGCTGAGAGGGTGGGTCAGTGTCCCTGTCCACTCAGTCCTTGGTATCTCCGCAGAGGCTGTCAGCAGGAGTGCCAAAGGACAGACTCGGTCCACCCACCCATTTCAGGTTGCAGGGAGCTACCCAATTAACCCCTCCTCCGTCACTGCTGCCCTGGTCAGCTTTCAACAGCATCCAGAGCCTTCCGCTGTTTTATCAGCCCATGTGCCTCTGTCCATCCTCCACACCCAAGAACAGTACCCTGGAAGTTATCAGTTCCAGAAGTCTGGTAGTGACAGAAAGTTACCCACATCCTTTTAGTTAGAGCTACTGGGCCTTTATCTGCACTCACGCCATTGCCTTCATTCACTGCAGCAAACATATGTACAGGGGGTTCACCCCACTCATCCTGACCACCCCTAACACTGGGACAGTGGTGCTAAGTTTTCGGCCTCATTTTGCCCTCCTGAAGATGTAAAGGGGGCAGAGGAATCAGGATGGGAAATCCCAGCCATTAACATCAGCGGGGAGAGGATTTCACTCGCTAGCTTTGATCCCCTTTGTATGGATGTGGGGGGCAAACCGCTTACCCACCAGCGTAgttcctttgacttcactgggctcgCACAGGCTAATAAAGTGGCCCAGTGTTGGCAGGATTGGTGTGTCCCAAAACCCGGTTTTCCTGGCTGCACGTGAAAGCCGACGCTCCAAAGGCCCCCTGGAAATAGGGCCGCTTCACAACTGATGTCAGGGTCGATGTGATTTTAAACCCTGGGTACAGAATACACCCTCTGAGAGGACACCCTCCCCGTGGGGGGAGAGTCAGGAGTGCAGTGGACCCCCTGAATGGGGCATagcgccccagccctcccctttGCCTGGCACCCTTAGAAGCACCAACCCGGCTGCCCAGTGCTTCCAGGCGAGGGCCAGGGGTGAAGCCGCCCAGGGGACAAGCCAGCTTCTAGCAAGGAGGGTGTAAGGCTATACTGGGGCGAGGGGGATGTTACTCCGGCCAGACCCAAAGCCCGCCGATTGAAGTCAGGGGGAAGACGGCCCTCGGGATCAGGGCGGCCCCCAGTTACGGTGGGGCGCTTGGGCCCCCCTGCAGGATCGGGACCTTGCACAAGCATCGCCCCAgcgccctctctccccccccccccgctgctacTCACGatgaggggcagggagcagacGGTGAAGAGGACGGTCATGAGGCCCAGCAGGACGAGGTGATCCCGCTCCTCCATGCGCGGCGCGGCGGGGGCCCGGCCGGCGGGCGGGCCGCTGCGGCGGTGGGGCCGGCGGGCCATGCGGTAGAGGCTGCGCATGCTGGCCAGGTTGCAGAGCCCGATGGCCAGCCCCAGCGCGCCCAGCAGGCTGGCGTAGAGCACGGAGTAGCCCCGCGCCGGGGCGGCGCCGCCGGCCATGCGGATGAAGCACCAGGTGCCCGGGCAGTACTGCACGGTGGCGCCGACGCCCAGCAGCGGCAGGGCGCAGAAGAGGGCGCACAGggcggcggcggccggggccAGCAGGGCGGCGGCCCGGCGGCGCGGCAGGCGGCGCCGGTAGAAGTAGGGGTGGGCCAGCGAGAGCCAGCACTCCAGGgccatggccagcagcagcagcgtgggCGCCAGCCCGAAGAAGGCCATGAGGAAGGCGAAGAGCTGGCAGAGGCGGCCCGGCGGGCCCCCGGCGGCGGCCCCCGCCGGCCACAGCTCGCTCAGGCTCCGGTTGCGGGCGTAGGCCACCAGCACCATGGGGCTGAGCAGGCATTTGCCCAGCAGGTCGGTGACCGCCAGCGCGCTCACCAGCAGGTAGAAGGCGGAGGCCGGCGGGGGCCGCCCGCGCCGCAGCCGCCGCTGGCCCAGCAGGAAGAGGGCGAGCAGGTTCCCCAGCAGCCCGGCGCCGAAGAGCAGCGAGCTGGGCAGCGCCGACTCGCCGCCCTCGAGGGCGCGGCTGCTCCGGCAGCGGTAGCCGTCGGCTTCCATGGGGAGCGAGAGAGGAGCCCGGCGGGGCGGCGGCGGGACAAGAGCCCAGCCGGCCGGGGCGCTGGCCCCCCGGGGATTAGCGGGGAGGAGGGTCCGGGAGCTCGGCCCGCtcggggaggggaaagggagagccCGGCCCtgcgggcgggggagggaggtgccGGCTGGCCGGGTGTGTGGGGGAGCGGGGCTGCCCGCCGtctgggggcgggtgggggccAGACACGCTGCCGGCGCGGGAGGGTGTCCGGGAACCCGACGGGGCGGCCAGGGGCAGCCTCGGAGGGAGCCCCGGGCAGCGGCCGGGCTCCTTCGCGGGGCTCAGACCCGCCCGGGAGGCTGCTGCGGGCGAGCAACGGGGCCCGGTCTCTGTGGGTCGCTCTGCCCCGGCTCGTTTGTCTCCTCGAGCGACGGGACCCGCCCGGCGGGGCCAGCCCCGGCGACAGCAGCCTGCTGCCCCTGCCGACACAGGGCGAGGTCCGGCGGGAAACCCCAGCGAAAACTCCGGGAGGTCCATGGGAGGCTTAACCAGCCCTCGCTGCTATGGCCCGATGCAGCCCCCCCGCCTGAGCCGCTTTGCCTGCGCTTGCCCGGTGCCTGGCTTTACCCGGCTGTCTGCGATGTCTCCCGAGCAGCTCGGAGGACCGGGGCTGTGCGGTGGGGTTACGCTAGGCAGAGAATCAGTCCTCCGCCCGAGCAGCCTGCGTGCACGGCTGTCACCTCCGGGGAAGGTTTCGCTCTCTTGACACTCGCTTGCCTGTGACTTcagcttcctcttccccccagctcgCTGCTCGAGCCTGTGCGGTTTGCAAATGTTTCGGTCTCGTTTTGAAGAGCGCACGGCATCGTGCCGAAGCGCTGGAGGAAGCCACTCGCCCCCAGGGAGGAAAGTTCCCGACTGGCAAGTTAAGAGGGTGCGGGGGCCAGCCTGTGGGTTTCTGTTTCACGCCACCTTTCCCCAGGCTTGGGATGCAATTGACGTTTTGGCCCTTGTGGTCGCAGAGAGAAACTCCTGAATGGGAACTGATGCActgataaaaagaacaggaggacttgtggcaccttagagactaacaattttatgggagcataagctttcctgggctacagcccacttcatcggatgcatgcactgATGTCTCCCAGAGTCTGCGGAAAGACAGCTCCTGTGCCTCCCCTGCTGCGCAGAGCTTTGCCAAGGAGGAGCTGTGTGAaattcgtagaatcatagaagattaggggtggaagagaccttaggagatcatggaggccaaccccctgctcaaagcaggaccaatccgcaactaaatcatcccagccaaggctttgtcaagccgggccttaaaaacctctaaggaaggagattccaccacctccctaggtaacccattccagtgcttcaccaccctctagtgaaaaagtttttcctaatatccaacctagacctcccccactgcaacttgagaccattgctccttgatctgtcatctgccaccactgagaacagccgagctccatcttcACGTGAAGTAGTTGAaggcagctgtcaaatcccccctcactcttctcttctgcagactaaataaccccaattccctcagcctctcctcgtaaatcgtgtgccccagccccctaatcattgtgccctctgctggactctcaaatttgtccacatcctttcctgtagtggggggcccaaaaatggacgcaatacttcagatgtggcctcaccggtGCCGAACAGAggtgaataatcacttccctcaatcttcTGGCattgctcctactaatgcagtccaatatgccgttagccttcttggcaacaagggcacactgttgactcatatctggcttctcatccactgtaatccctaggtccttctctgcagatctgctgcttagccagtcagtccccagtctgtagcagtgcatgggattcttccgtcctaagtgcagaactctgcacttgaccttgttgaacctcatcagatttcttttggcccaatcctccaatttgtctaggtcactctggaccctatccctaccctccagtatatctacctctccccccaccttagtgtcatctgaaaacttgctgagggtgcaatccacaccatcctccagataattaataaagattttgaacaaaactggccccaggaccgactcctggggcactctgcttgatactggctgccaaccagacatggagccgttgatcacaaCCCCCACTGAGGccaacgatctagccaactttctatccaccttatagtccattcatccaatccatacttttttaactcgGCTGCTCAGTTTCACAGCAGCAGTTGAGCACCTGTAGGTGACCGAGCAAGGGGCAAGATTAATTTACGTTTCCATGCTGGAATGGAGGCAACAAGGAAGCTACCCTCGAGAGAGGACCCAAAAGCATCAGGAGGCTGGAAGAGCCCTCTCCCCACCTTTGCAGCAAATAGATCAATGGAAGGGCTAGAGAAGACATCCCCTCCTCCAGCAGCCAACAGGGGTCTGGTTTGGGCTGGGACGAGAGAGAAAACTTCTTTCAGCTAATGGTGGACAAAGATCCCAAATTTATCATTAAGCTACAAGGCAGAGGCTGATGAGATAGTTAGTGCTCTCAAACAGGATTCTTCTCCTTTGCCTTCCACCTCCTCTTGCTGTTGACTACCCTCCTCCAATCTTTTCTACTGGCTAGTAAGTTTCTGGTATATTTTTTTCATGTCCGCTCTTTGGGATCCCCAAAATTCAGTAGTAttcgagaagctggatatgagtcaacagtgtgcccttgttgcctagaaggccaatggcattttgggatgtatacgtaggggcattgccagcagatcgagggacgtaatcattcccctctattcaacattggtgaggcctcatctggagtactgtgtccagttttgggccccacactacaagaaggatgtggaaaaattggaaaacatccagtagagggcaacaaaaattattaggggactggaacacatgacttatgaggagaggctgagggaactgggattgtttagtctgcggaagagaagaatgaggggggatttgatagctgctttcaactacctgaaagggggttccaaagaggatggctctagactgttctcaatggtagcagatgacagaacgaggagtaatggtctcaagttgcagtggaggaggtttaggttggatattaggaaaaactttttcactaggagggtggtgaaacactagaatgcgttacctagggaggtggtggaattccttccttagatatttttaaggtcaggcttgacaaagccctggctgggatgatttagttggggactggtcctgctttgagcagggggttggactcgatgacctcctaaggtcccttccaaccctgatattctatgattcataacCCCCACCACCAATCCTCACTCCTCCAAAAGTCACACACCTTTGTGTCAGAGAAGTCCCATCAGCCATTTCTTAGCACTGATTTTACTTTTTCAGTGTTTTCACGTGTCAGTCCCAGACACACCCAGGTGCAGTTACTATAGTTTGCAGGTTGTTCACTAATGTTTTTTGAATTGAACAAGTATGAAGAAATGATTTCTGCTCTGTCACTTTTTTTGCCCATCTAAATaaatgcaccaaaaaaaaaaggtaccAAGGTGACAGATGCCTTAGAAATATATAAGACTAAAAACTTATACTAAAAAGTCAGGTGTCAATTTTAGTAAATTTTAGAGTGTATGAGTATAATGGGTTTGCCCTACATTTCAAATGTTGCAGGAAAATAACGACTAATTGTCAAGTCATCTATAAAATATACCAGTAGATTACATATAAGGTACTATtctagcactggtgaggcctcagctgcaggAGCGTGTCCAGTTTGGAGCACTATACTTtcagaaagatgtgaacaaattggagaaagtccagattagggcagcagcagcagcaacaaaagtTTGGAAAGCAAGAGAAATGTTGAAATAATTGGGGTGTGTGGAATTTAGAGAAGaagctgggtggggaagggaggaccTGATAACTCTACAaatacgtaaaaggttgttataaagatgGTGATCAGTTGCTTTCCATGTTCACTGGAGGTAGGACAAATTATTGACTTAGTCTGTAGCAAGGGAGAGTCAGGTTTGATTTTAGGAAACCTTTTAACAATAAgggtagttaaccactggaacagtttacatagggaggttgtggaatccctgtccttggaggattttaagaacaggttagacaaacagatcagggatggtctaggtatacttggtcctgcctcattATGGGGGATGTTGAGGTCCCTTTCTGCCCTGTATTTCTATGATAGATACAAGATAAGGCCGCAGTTCAGGAAAGTCTCTCTTAATGCTTATCTTTAAGTTTAAGTACTGTCCTGAAGAGAAATGAATGCAAGCATATACttacatgctttcctgaatctgggcctaaaggaggggggggggaaacaattCTCATTgggaaaataatgaaaatgaaatctTCCAAATGAGAACATAGTATCAAACTCTTATAAAGGAAACATGCTACATTCTTTCGCGCAGCCAAGCAAGCTGGACTGTGAGACAATATCTCAGCATCTTTTAGATGAAGAACAGAAAATGCTTTTCTTGAGAACACATTTTTCACTTCTCTGCTTGTTCATATCCTGACTAGATGATGTATTTTATGCTTGTGAAGATAGgctataataaatattttgcatatttggggcctgatcctgcattccttgcacacgGAGAGCTCAGCAACTTCCAGCTGTATAaagaatgcaggattgggcccctccTAAAATCAGTTGTTTGGGGATTCGGTTTAGGTTGAAAAAGAAAATGGTTTGGAAAACAAAGTGAATTTATGACCCTTCTTTGCACTTTTGCGGTGTAACATGGTTCACGacccacccctcttcctggggcctGCTTGCTCTTCTTCAGGTTGTGGAACATCCGTGCCTTTATTTACCTAataaaatgccccccccccccacccgggtCCATCTATATACAAGCTTTACAGGCAGAGTCAGTCTTCAGCTAGGaggcctccagctccctccctggctgacttctcccttgctgctgtctgcctccctcccagcctttatagaCCTTGGCTTGTCAGGCTAGTAGATGTTGCCAATCCTCAGGTCGTCATCAAgccttttccatcagccccaatctGCTTCCCTTGGTTGGAGCTGACCAggcaggggctaattaggtgcttttgcaccagcaccctgctGCAGGCGGTAATGCCTGGAGACAGGGCAGATCCACAGCTTATTTATCTCTGCTGAGGATTTACATGAACAATTGACTCCAGCCGAGAATCTGCcccagcctctgcagggcctgatcGGCTATTCCAGCAGcgtggaggagagagacaaaaatgTTCTGTTGTTTCTCTTTTTCGTTGGCTCAAATGCAAACTATTACGAAGAGCTGAAGAACCATAGCCCTCGGgaaacagagagggaaactgagaacCCATTTGTCCCAGACCCTGGGTCACTTGCCATTGGTGTTACCGCAGCAGTGCAGACCCCTGCCAGCATAATGCTGTAGCATTGATGCAGCCTACTCTGATTGAAGAGGTTTTCCTGCTAGGTAGGAACGCCGCCTCCTTGAGCCATGGCAGCTAGATTGATAGAAGCagtcttccatcgacctagctgtgTCTTCTCCAGGGAGAGGCTGACAGAGCGGTGACACTCAGAggtatggatttttcatacccgTGAACAGCTTGGCTACgtgttaagtgtagaccaggccaaagactGGAAGATATGCATTAGTCAAACCAAGTTATTGAGTTCAATACATGGGTGATTGGATGACATTTTCTGGTCTGCATTGTCCAGAGGGTCAAActggatgatctagtggtcccatCTGGGGacctaaaaatctatgaatctgtgttcAGAGTGGCCTGATCCTACAGTGGTGAGTGCactataaatagggccctaccaaattcacgatccattttggtcaatttcatggccataggattttaaaaatcagaaatgtcatgatttcagctatttaaatctgaaatttcatggtgttgtaattgtaggggtcctgatccaaaaaggagttggggggggggggaaattgcaAGGTTATCGTAGTGGGGGTTGCAGTacttgctacccttacttctgcactgctgctggcgacggccctgccttcagagctaagcagctggagagcggtggctccTGGCCAgaagtccagctctgaaggcagggccgctgccagcagcagcgcagaagtaaggatggcacagTGTGGAATTGTCACCCTTACTGCTGCCCTgctacctgcagagctgggccctcagtcagctgCCGCCTTtgtctggccacccagctctgaaggtcagcagcgcagaaatatgggtggcatggtatggtattgccac comes from Lepidochelys kempii isolate rLepKem1 chromosome 6, rLepKem1.hap2, whole genome shotgun sequence and encodes:
- the LOC140913527 gene encoding prostaglandin D2 receptor-like codes for the protein MEADGYRCRSSRALEGGESALPSSLLFGAGLLGNLLALFLLGQRRLRRGRPPPASAFYLLVSALAVTDLLGKCLLSPMVLVAYARNRSLSELWPAGAAAGGPPGRLCQLFAFLMAFFGLAPTLLLLAMALECWLSLAHPYFYRRRLPRRRAAALLAPAAAALCALFCALPLLGVGATVQYCPGTWCFIRMAGGAAPARGYSVLYASLLGALGLAIGLCNLASMRSLYRMARRPHRRSGPPAGRAPAAPRMEERDHLVLLGLMTVLFTVCSLPLIVRAYVGAFAADFNEKADLTALRFLSVNSIVDPWVFIIFRTSVFRKFLHRVCRRLNSKKATTPRLL